The Borreliella andersonii genome contains the following window.
TTCTAGAATTTTCAATTTTTGCAATTTGGTCCTGACTAATACCATTTTCGCTATTTTTTTCTACAAAGTAATCTTTTTCAATTTCTTCAATTCTTTGGGAAACTTCGTCAACAGTTTTTTTCAAAGTTTCTTTGAGCTTTTCTTTTAACATTAAGTCAAATTCTACGTGTATTAGCAGTTCTTTTAATTTTTGTAGGCTTAGAGTGTTTAATTCGCTATCTTTTTTTATTAATTCTAAATATTCATCTAGTTGTTTTTGAATGTCTAGAGCTTTGTTATAAAGTAATAGTCTAATTGGATCTTTGTGTTCTTCACTACCTTTAAGTGTTTCAAGAATTTTTTTTAATTTATTTATTTTCTCTGAGTCGTAATTTAAAGATGCTTGAATTATTCTTTCTATTTGCAGTTTTTCGGCTTCTTGAATTTCTGTACTTGCTACATAAAGTTTACTTTGTATAGCTTTTTCAAGTTTTTCTTTAGCTTCTTTATCTTTTCCATAATACACAGGGTAAACCCCAACAAGATCTGCAAAATGCCCCTTAGTAGGGTTTTTAGCGATTTTTGTAGTTTCTTCATTTTTTTGAGCTTCTAGTTTATTGCCAAATTCTTTTAATTTTGCGATTGCAGTTTCTTTTGGAGATTTTTGATTTAAAGAATTAAGGTCCCCAGATGCATTTTCAGAATTTTTTGTGTATTCTTCTTTTACATTTGTGTATTCTTCTTTTGCATTGGTGTAGCTGCTTATTACCTTTGAATCAAGTGGATTATGATTAACAGCGCATGAGATGCAAATTAAAGTCAGTATTGCTGCAATGATGCTAAGCTTGATTGTGTTTGGGTTAATTGTTATCAAGATAATCTCCTTATAAGTTAAAACTAGTATTAATTAATTATACTATAAAATAGTAATATAACTATATTACAATAATTACCAAATAACAATATTATTATTAAATAATTGAAAATTAAATTTATTGTTGTTTTTAGTTTGAATTTAGATTGCTTGGATTTAGGTTGTGAACCAAAAAAAAGAGAAGAATTAACTTCTCTTTTTCAAAACATTAAGTGCAGTATATTATTTTTCTTTAGATTATTTTATTTTTAATTTGGTTGAAATTTTTCTGTTTAAATTTGGCACTTTGAGTAGAATAATCAAATATTAGGTAATTATCAGCTATGTGACCTAGTATGTAATCTTCTCTATTTTTTTTATTTTGTTGAATTTTTGGGTGAACTTCTTCAACAGTTTTTTTCAAAGTTTCTTTAAACTTTTCTTTTAACATTAAGTCAAATTCTACGTGCATTAGCAGTTCTTTTAATTTTTGTAAGCTTATAGCGTTTAATTCACTATCTTTTTTTATTAATTCTAAATATTCATCTAGTTGTTTTTGAATGTCTAGAGCTTTGTTATAAAGTAATAGTCTAATTTGATCTTTGTGTTCTTCACTACCTTTAAGTGTTTCAAGAATTTCTTTTAATTTATTTATTTTCTCTGTATCGTAATTTAAAGATGCTTGAATTATTCTTTCTATTTGCAGTTTTTCGGTTTTTTGAATTTCTGCACTTACTACATCAAGTTTGGTTTTTATAGCTTTTTCAAGTTTTTCTTTAGCTTCTTTATCTTTTCCATAATACACAGGGTAAACCCCAACAAGATCTACAAAATGATCCCCAGTAAGGTTTTTAGCGATTTTTGTAGTTTCTTCATTTTTTTGAGTTTCTAGTTTATTGCCAAATTCTTTTAATTTCGCGATTGTATCTTTTCGCTCTTTTTGATTTTCAGAAGCAAAGTTTTCAGATTTATTTTCAAAATTTTCGGTGTTTTCTTTTGAATTTGTGTAGCCGTTTATTTTTGGATCAATTGGATTCTTAGCGCATGAAGTGCAAATTAAAGTCAATATTGCCGCAATGGCACTAAGCCCAATTATATCTAGTTTGAATTTTGTCAAAATACTCTCCTTATAATTTAAAATCAATATATTATTAATTCTAATATAAGTTAATAATATAACTATATGATAATTATTGTCAAATAATACCAGTATTATTTGACAATAAAAGATTAAATCTCTTGTTGTGTTTAGTTTGAATTTAATTATATTGTTTGGATTTAGGTTTGAGCCTAAAAAAAAAAGAGAAGAACTAACTTCTCTTTTTTTGAAAAAAATATCAAGTGTAACATTTATTAGTTTTCTAGATTTATTTTTTGTTTAGCTTCAGCACTGTAAGTAGCACAATCAAATATTTGATAATTTTCATTTATGTAGCTTGCTATGTAATCTTTTTTATAGTCATCTTCAATTTTTTCAATTTGTTTCTTGCTGAGACTGTATTCTCTAATTTTTTTTAGAGAGTAATCTTTTTCAATTTCTTTAATTTCTTTGTAAACTTTGTTAACAGTTTTTTCCAAAGTTTCTTTAAACTTTTCTTTTAGCCTTAGGTCAAATTTTGTGTGTATTAGTAGGTCGTTTGATTCTCCTTCTTTTTTTATTAGTTCTAAATGGTTGTCTAGTTGTTCTTGAATTCTTAATGCCGTGTGATAAAGGAATGTTATAATTATATCTTCGTAATCTGATCTTCCTTTAAGTGTTTCAAGGATTTCTTTTAATTTATTTATTTTTTCTTTATCGTAATTTAAAGATGAATAAAGTATCCTTTTTATTTGCATTTTTATATTTGTTTTGGTTGCTTCAGATACTTGATTAAAATAAAGAGGCTTGATTTCATTGGCAAGAGTATCTATGAAATCTAATTCTTTGATTTCAGCTACCTTTGCAGTTTCTTGATTTTTCTGATCTTCCAGTTTTTTGGTAAGTGATTCTAATCTTGAGACTGTAGTTTCTTCTTGATATTTTTGATTTGAAGGTTCTGGATTTCCAGATTTTTGGTTGTCTTCTTTTATGTCGGTTCGACCGTTTACCTTTGGAGCAAGCGGATTAACAGCACATGAAATACAAATTAAAGTCAGTATTGTTGCAATGATATTAAGCTTAATTTTATTTAGTTTATTTTTTTTCAAAATAAATCTCCTTGAACATATTTATAAGTTAAAATTAATGTTTGTTGACTTTAATACAAAATAATAAACTGCATTGCAAGATTTGCTGAATAACAATATTATTATTTAGTATTAAAAAATTAAATTTCTATTTTTGTGTTTTTAAATTTTTTTCAATATTAACCTCCCTTTTTACGTACACCAAAACCAACACACACCACTATTAGTAGTGTATGTGGTCACAACAGGCGTTTAGTGTTGTTATAATATTGTTTGAAATTTGAATACTGTTATGTGAGTTTAATTCATGTTCATATCCAGTCCTTATTACTTCTCCCAGAATATTTCCATTAGCTCTGCACCCTGCTGTATTTTTGTCATATTCGCTGATAATGTTGTCTACAGTTTTTATCCATGAATTTCTTTCTTGTAGTAGTTTTTCAAAATTTTCTTGAATTTCTTTTACTGGTTTTGTTCTAAAATTAAACATTAGGCGTCTTAGCTCATCTTTAGTTAAAGTATTAACAGCATTTTCAAATGCTTCTTGGATTTTAAATCCTGTCCAAAAAATTTCACCAATAAGGTTGTAATGGTAACCATTTGAACTTGATGTTTGTGCGAGTATTGAAGCTAATTTTTTGATTTTATTTTCATCATAATTTAAGGATGAGTAAAATAATCTTCTAAGCCGATTGTCTTTTAACATGAGATCAATATTCATGTCTTGTTTTTCTGGGAATGTGGTTTTGCTTATTCCAAATTGATCAGTAGGTTCGGCTTTTTGAATATCTGTGTTTATTTGTTGAGTAAACATTTCGATATTTGGTCCTATTTTTTTAATCAATTTTTCATTCTCATCAAATTCTTGTACAATTTTTTTAATTATTTCTTCTTTTTCATTTTTAAAGAGCTGGTTTTGCTGTAAGTTTTGAATATTTTTCTCAATTCCAGAGTTTTTAACTTCAGTATGGTTTGGTTGTAATTCACTTGTTGATTCTGTGTTGTTTGATTTAGAATAAAAAGAGCATGAAAACAGCAAAGTCATTTGAAACAGTTTTAATAGTTTCCAAATTT
Protein-coding sequences here:
- a CDS encoding complement regulator-acquiring protein yields the protein MITINPNTIKLSIIAAILTLICISCAVNHNPLDSKVISSYTNAKEEYTNVKEEYTKNSENASGDLNSLNQKSPKETAIAKLKEFGNKLEAQKNEETTKIAKNPTKGHFADLVGVYPVYYGKDKEAKEKLEKAIQSKLYVASTEIQEAEKLQIERIIQASLNYDSEKINKLKKILETLKGSEEHKDPIRLLLYNKALDIQKQLDEYLELIKKDSELNTLSLQKLKELLIHVEFDLMLKEKLKETLKKTVDEVSQRIEEIEKDYFVEKNSENGISQDQIAKIENSRKIDYILGYIAENYLIFDYVIRDAKFKQEKFNELQNN
- a CDS encoding complement regulator-acquiring protein, whose translation is MTKFKLDIIGLSAIAAILTLICTSCAKNPIDPKINGYTNSKENTENFENKSENFASENQKERKDTIAKLKEFGNKLETQKNEETTKIAKNLTGDHFVDLVGVYPVYYGKDKEAKEKLEKAIKTKLDVVSAEIQKTEKLQIERIIQASLNYDTEKINKLKEILETLKGSEEHKDQIRLLLYNKALDIQKQLDEYLELIKKDSELNAISLQKLKELLMHVEFDLMLKEKFKETLKKTVEEVHPKIQQNKKNREDYILGHIADNYLIFDYSTQSAKFKQKNFNQIKNKII
- a CDS encoding complement regulator-acquiring protein, yielding MKKNKLNKIKLNIIATILTLICISCAVNPLAPKVNGRTDIKEDNQKSGNPEPSNQKYQEETTVSRLESLTKKLEDQKNQETAKVAEIKELDFIDTLANEIKPLYFNQVSEATKTNIKMQIKRILYSSLNYDKEKINKLKEILETLKGRSDYEDIIITFLYHTALRIQEQLDNHLELIKKEGESNDLLIHTKFDLRLKEKFKETLEKTVNKVYKEIKEIEKDYSLKKIREYSLSKKQIEKIEDDYKKDYIASYINENYQIFDCATYSAEAKQKINLEN
- a CDS encoding complement regulator-acquiring protein is translated as MKKTKIWKLLKLFQMTLLFSCSFYSKSNNTESTSELQPNHTEVKNSGIEKNIQNLQQNQLFKNEKEEIIKKIVQEFDENEKLIKKIGPNIEMFTQQINTDIQKAEPTDQFGISKTTFPEKQDMNIDLMLKDNRLRRLFYSSLNYDENKIKKLASILAQTSSSNGYHYNLIGEIFWTGFKIQEAFENAVNTLTKDELRRLMFNFRTKPVKEIQENFEKLLQERNSWIKTVDNIISEYDKNTAGCRANGNILGEVIRTGYEHELNSHNSIQISNNIITTLNACCDHIHY